AGACATCACGCTCATCTTCTAGCACTAGGTCAGGATCCGTAATATGTAATACCCTGTCAGGAAAGTTCATCTCAACAAATCTTACAATATTCAGTCCATCCTTGAACATGTCATCTGTTGGCCTCTTCCTTATAAATAGTTCCAGGACAATGATTCCAAAACTGTAAACATCTCCAGCGGTTGAAACTTTGCCTCCTGCTGCACACTCTGTAGATTGCACAGAAGAGTTGTTTAGTCCAAAGATAACACAGCACACGATGACACAAATAACAACACAGTATGAAAATTGGCATTACCAGGAGCAATATATCCTATTGTCCCCTTGATAGCAGTTGAAGAAGTTGAGATCGAATCAGCAAAATATGATGCGGCAGAATCAAATTTGAACCTTGTAAGGCCAAAGTCTCCAATATGTGCTGTCATGTTGTCATTCAAAAGAATGTTGCTGGGCTTTAGATCACAATGAATAATAGTTCCTTGGTTATTATGGTGGAGGTATTCCAAAGCATCTGTGACATCCACCACAATGCATAACTGTTAGAATAGGCGCCCTAATGGGTTGGCCTTGGGCCTGGCGCCTAGCCTGTTAGGCTGGCTGCCTTAGGGGTTAAGATAGATAGATTACTTTGATaaggcaaggatcaccgttgattgggtgtttctataaaccctactgatccttgcctatatattgtaCCCTGTACTACTGCTAATCTATCATTCAATTCCCGAGACATATTCGCTCTCATGGTATCAGCCGCCTAGGTTTAGGTCTCCTCTTCCGCTGCCCACTCCACGGGCGCCGGCCCCTCGCCGCGCTGCGCCCCTCCGCGCGCAGGTCCACACCGTGCTGCGCCACCATGCCCTCCACCCCTCCAGCAACCCCCAGGGCTGGGGCTGCTCTGGAAGCCTCCTCTGCCACCATCCAGGCAGACGCCGTCACTCAACGCCTTGCCGCGGAGAAGGCCAACGACGCGGCTGTCGCTGCTCAGCGTCTCGAGCGCGAGCGTCAGGATGCGCGTGATACTGCCCTAGCACGCGCCCTacaggccgaggaggaggctgcAGCAGCGACTAAGGATCGTGACGCTGCCGCCCAGCGCGCTACCGAGGCCCTGGCGCGCGCTGCCCAGGAGCGGGCGGCCTCTGCCGCCGCCATTGCTCCGGAATCCTCTGGCGCCGCACCTGGAGGCCCTTCAGCGCCACCACCCGATCTTCGGGCCTCCATGCTGCATCACGAGGCCGTTGCCCTCCTGCAGCTCCATGCTCAGGCTGTTGCGGTCAGCAACATCCGGAACCACGTCACTACCATCCTCGACGTTGATTCCGGTAACTTCAACCGTTGGCGTGatcagtttcttctcatcctcggcAAGTTCTCTCTCCAGGACCACGTTCGAGAGGACCCTCCAGCCCCAATTTCTCCTGATTGGGCCCGGATGGACTGCGTCGTCAAGTCCTGGATCGTCACCACGCTCACCGACGACCTTGGCGAGATCATCTCTGCCCAGGGCTCCACCGCTCGGCATGCCTGGCTCGCCGTCGAGTCGCAGTTCCTTGGCAACCGCGAGGCCCGCTCCATCCACCTCGAGACGCGGCTTCGCAACTTCGTCCAGGGCGACCTCTCCGTCACCGACTACTGCCGCAAGCTGAAAAAGATGGCCGATGATCTCACGGCCCTTGGCGAGGTTGTCACCGACCGCACACTTGTCCTCAACGTGATTCGTGGCCTCAACGAGCGCTTCAGCCACGTCGGGACGCTCCTTCGTCGCGCTCGACCGTTCCCCACCTTCCTGGAGGCTCGTGACGACCTCATCCTCGAGGAACTCACCATGGAGACCCGCAAGGACGCACCTGCCACTGCACTCACCGCCTCCACCACTCCCAGCCCTGCCCCTGCGTCCTCCGGCACGGGCGCTGGTGGGAACTCCAAGCCGCCCAACAACCGTCGCAGCAAACGCGGTGGGGGCGGCAAAGGCACCAACGGCGGTGGCCCTCCTGGACAGGGGCCACGCCACCACCAACAACAGTCGACCGGCGGGCGGCCATGGCCCAGCGTCTACAACCCCTGGACCGGGACCATTCAGATGTGGCCAGGGGGACCTCGTCCACCGCTGGCACCCATCCCGGTGCCTCCTCACTTGCAAGCGCAGCAGCAGGCACAGCAGCAGGCCCAACAACAAGCGCAGCAGCAGGCGCAGCAGCAGGCCTTCCTCGCCCAACAGCAGCAGCACGCCCTCGCTGCTCACCAGCAGGGCGCTGCCCTCCCTGCTCCTGATGGCACTGGACAGTGGGTCGCCCCCGGGTATTATAACCCGGTGGCTGGCCTCACCTCTTGGGACCCGACGGCCCTCGCCTCCGCTTTCAGTACCACGTCGCTGACCTCTCCTACGTCCAACGACTGGTACTTCGACTCAGGTGCTACTTCACATATGACATCTCAGTCCTCTTCTCTTTCACATGTTCTTCTTCCGCGGTACCCCTCTCCCTCATCCATTGTTGTCGGTAATGGCTCTCTTCTTCCTGTCACTGCCACTGGCTCTACAGACTTGTCCCGTAATTTACGTCTTAATAATGTCCTTGTGTCGCCACAAATTATTAAGAATCTTATCTCTGTTCGCCAATTTACTACCGACAATAATTGTTCTATTGAGTTTGACCCCGCTGGTTGTTCTGTGAAGGTTCTTCCATCTCGGACCGAGATCGTCAGGTGCAATAGCTCTGGGCCGCTATACCCTCTACGCCTACCACCAGCACACTCCCTTGTCGCCCAGGCTTCCTCCCCGCTGTGGCATCGGCGTCTTGGCCACCCCGGTCATGAGGCGTTGTCGAAGCTCGTGTCTAGTGTCTCCTGTCATATTCTGGATTGCTCCGAGTTATGTCATGCTTGTCAGTTAGGGCGTCATGTTCGATTACCCTTTCATGAGTCCACCTCTCGTGCGTCTATCAAGTTTGATCTTATACATTGTGATTTATGGACCTCTCCAGTTGTCAGCATTTCTGGTTATAAATACTACTTGGTCATCCTTGATGATTGCACTCATTATTTGTGGACGTTTCCTTTGCGACTCAAATCTGACACTTTCAGCACGCTTGCTCACTTCATCGCTCACGTCTCCACCCAGTTTGGCGCCCGGGTCAAGGCTGTTCAGTGCGACAacgggaaagagtttgacaactctaGCTCCCGTCAGTTTTTTCTCGCTCAGGGCATCCACCTTCGCATGTCCTGTCTCTACACATCGTCTCAAAACGGTAAAGCTGAACGCATTATTCGCTTCATCAATAATGTTGTTCGCTCACTCCTCTTTCAGGCGTCCATGCCTCCATCCTACTGGGTAGAGGCCCTCTCTACAGCCACTGTTCTGCTTAACATACTGCCCACCAAGACTCTCCAGTTTTCCACGCCGCACATTGCCCTATTCGGCAAGCCACCAGCATATGATCATCTACGAGTCTTCGGTTGCAAATGTTACCCAAACACGTCGGCTACTGCACCCCACAAACTTGCTCCTAGGTCTGTCCTGTGTGTCTTCCTCGGCTATTCCGCTCATCACAAAGGGTACCGCTGCCTTGACCTCTCCTCTAATAGAGTCATCGTCTCTCGGCACGTCATCTTCGATGAAACGGTCTTTCCCTTTGCTGAGCGCCATGGTCCTAGTGCTCCAGCGGACCTACAGTTCCTTGATGACGATACCTCTGACCGTGTGCTCCCTCCTATTGGATCGATGCACAAGTTTTTGTCTGTAGGAACACCGCCCAGCACCGCCGATGTCTCCAGCGCCCCTGCCGGTCCCACTACGACTGTGCCTGGGGCGCCCCTCCCTGCTCTGCTCGAGTGGTCTGGCAGGGCCGACCACGACCAGTGGTCGGACAGGACCGACCACAGGGCCGACCACGACCAGTGGTCTGGCAGGGCCGACCACGACCAGTGGTCTGGCAGGGCCGACCACGACCAGTGGTCGGGCAGGGCCGACCACAACCAGTGGTCTGGCAGGGCCGACCACTCCCATTGCCCACGTGACCACGACATCGCAACTGGATGAGCTGCTCCAGGGCTTCTCCGACCTCCAGGACCCCTACCCGGGttcccacctctccgatcggatcGGGCCTTCATGAACCACTACACGCGTCGACCCCAACCGCTGACTTCTCCTGCACCAGCCGCACCGACACCGCCTGCTCCGGCTGCTCCTGCACCGGCCACCCTGCTACCTAAGGGCGCCGTTGCTGTCCCTCCGGTGACGAACTAGCATGCTATGGCCACGCGGTCGAAGAGTGGCTATCGGATGCCTGCCGCCTACCATGCCGCCCCCCTCTCTACAATGCCAAAGACCTTTCGTAGCGCTCTCGCTGACCCCAATTGGCGAGCGGCTATGGAAGACGAACACCGTGCTCTCTTGCAGAATCACACTTGGGACCTCATGCCTTGACCTTCTCGGGCCAACGTCGTCACTGGCAAGTGGATTTTCAAGCACAAGTTTCAGTCCGATGGCTCCCTTGAGCGGTACAAGGCCCGCTGGGTTCTTCGCGGCTTTACCCAGCGGCCTGGTGTTGACTTCGATGAAACGTTCAGTCCTGTGGTGAAGCCCGCTACTGTCCGCACGGTGCTCTCCTTGGCGCTCTCTCGCACCTGGCCTATCCACCAGCTAGATGTGAagaacgcctttcttcatggccaTCTGTCTGAGACTGTGTATTGTCAGCAACCGTCTGGGTTCGAAGATCCAGCTCACCCGGATTTTGTCTGCCTTCTGCGGAAATCCTTATACGGCCTGAAGCAGGCTCCTCGCGCATGGTACAACCGGATGGCCTCATTCCTGCTGACTATTGGGTTTGTTGAAGCCAAGTCAGACACTTCCCTTTTCATTTACCACCGTGGATCAGATACAGCATACCTGTTgctctatgtggatgacattgtcCTCACAGCTTCCTCACCTGGTCTCCTTCGACGGATTATCTCTGCACTTCAGCAGGAGTTTGCCATGAAGGACCTCGGTGCATTGCATCACTTCCTTGGTATGCAGGTTCAGCGAAGTGGTGATGGCCTCCTCCTCTCACAGCGACAGTATATGTTGGACATTCTGGACCGTGCAGGGATGACAGAGTGCAAGCCGTGCTCCACTCCAGTTGACACCAATCcaaaggttgctgcagctgatggGGCCCCTGTGTCTGATGCTACAGACTTCCGCAGCCTTGCCGGAGCTCTCCAGTACCTGACGTTCACCCGACCAGACATTGCATATGCAGTTCAGCAGGTCTGCCTCCACATGCATGATCCTCGAGAGCCTCACCTTGCTGCCCTGAAAAGGATTCTTCGCTACGTTCGAGGCACTCTTCACCTTGGTCTCCTGCTGCGACCGTCTACTTCGACTGATCTTGTCGTCTACACTGACGCTGACTGGGCTAGTTGTCCGGACACTCGCAGGTCCACCTCAGGCTATGCGGTGTTCCTTGGCGACAACCTTGTTTCCTGGTCCTCGAAGCGCCAAAACACAGTGTCAAGATCCAATGCTGAAGCCGAGTATCGCGCGGTGGCCAACGGAGTTGTAGAGGCTACTTGGCTCCGCCAGCTACTTCTAGAGCTGCATGCCCCTCTACGACGCGCCACACTGGTGTATTGTGACAACATCAGTGCCGTCTACATGACCTCCAACCCGGTTCAGCATCAgcgcaccaagcacattgagatcgatcttcacttcgtccgggagcgagtcgccgttggtgatcttcgtgttctgcatgttcccacctcttcacaatatgcagatatcttcaccaaagggCTGCCTACTTCAGTTTTCACGGAGTTTAGGTCCAGTCTAAACGTGCAGAGTGGCTGACGATTCGACTGCGGGGGCGTGTTAGAATAGGCGCCCTAATGGGCTGGCCTTGGGCCTGGCGCCTAGCCTGTTAGGCTGGCTGCCTTAGGGGTTAAGATAGATAGATTACTTTGATaaggcaaggatcaccgttgattgggtgtttctataaaccctactgatccttgcctatatattgtaCCCTGTACTACTgctaatctatcaatcaattcccgAGACCTATTCGCTCTCAATAACCTTTGAGCAAGCGGAATGCTGCTAGGAGTTGGAGTGCTTGCGTCATTTTGAGTTGAGTATAGTAATGCATGCAAGTCACCTCGTGGCATGAACTTGTAGACTAAGGCTTTGAAATCATTTCCCTTTGGGTCACTACTTGAGCATGCAGTCAGTATAGGGACTAGATTGCGATGCCGCAAGTTTCTTAGAGCATTACATTCTGCAATGAAGCTCTTTTGTGCTCCACTTGTCTCTAGACTGAACACTTTGACAGCAACCATGGTTCTGTCTTGAAACAATTTTCCTTGATATACAGAAGAATATCTTCCTCTACCAATCAAATTGGATTCTGAGAATCCCTCTGTTGCTCTGGCAAGATCAGTGTAAGAAACTTTGGCGAATTTGCTATCGAATGAGGGCGAAGATGGAATATTTGCCTTTTGTTTTCCCCTCCAGAACACCACTACAGATACGACTACAACAAGTGACACAATGGAGGCTAACAATGGAACCACCACTTTTGTTACAAAAGAATGCTTCTGCTGCTTGCTAGATTTTACAGGCATGACAGGACATGCAAGTAGGTGTAACTCTAATGCCCCACCACACAGCTCCTGATTTCCATCAATCCTCATGGCTGTTACATTTCTGAAGATTCCTTTTGTGGGGACCTGACCCATAAGGTGGTTGTATGACAAATCGAGTTGGTCAAGATGTTGTAGGCTGCCAAGAGACACAGGTATTGGTCCGGTCAAGTTATTGTGAGACAAGTTAAGAACTTGCAGAGCACTTATGTTGCCTAGGGAAACAGGAATGCTTCCATTGAAACTATTCTGATCCAACTGTACATATTCTAAACTTTCACAGTCACCCAGAGTGTTTGGGATATCTCCAGATAGTTTATTGGATGACAGTAGAAAATTTACAAGTTGTTTGGCTTTGCCAACTTCTCTAGGGAGTTGCCCCTCTAGATTGTTTGAAGATAAACCAATTTGTCTTATTGTTGGAATTTCAAAAATCTCCTTTGGTATCATACCGCTGATAAGATTATTGGAAATGCTAAATGTATCGAGCATCCGAAGGTTTCCCAAACTTGCATGTAAATGACCATAAAATTGGTTAGAATCAAGAAAGAGAGTGCCCAATTGGGACAGGTTAGAAAGAGATTCTGGAATAAAGCCTGAAAAGTTGTTGTCGTGCAAAGCTATAATCTGTAAACTTTTCAGAGACCCAAGCCATTCTGGAACTCCACCTGTAAATCGATTGTCATGGAGACCTAATCCGATCAGGTTGGGGAGGTTTGATATGCCCGAAGGAAAAACCCCTGATAAATGATTGAATCCCAGAAATAATTTGTGAAGCTGCACCGAAAGGTTACCTAATGAGTCCGGCACATTGCCCTCCAGATCGTTCACAGCCATTGACAAAACCTGTAGCTCAGTGCAATTGGCTAAGCTGTACACAAACTCCCAATCTTTCTTGTTGACAGCTTTGAGTTTATTGGATTCAAGATTCAATTCCACGAGTTTGGTAAGTTTACCAATGGAGCTCGGTACAAACCCAGTGAAATTGTTCCACGACATGTCGAGACGGAGTAAGCCAGAAgcattagaaaatattgaagaTGGAATATGTCCGTCAAAGAAGTTTCCGCCTAAAAGGAGTTGCTGGAGATTAGGTAGAGAAATACCAAGATAGGATGGTATCTCTCCCCATAGATCATTGAGACCAAGGGACAGGCCAGTAATTGAAGAAATATTCAATAAGGCATTTGGAAAACTACCTGCCAACTTATTGCCAGCCATACTAAAGGAATGCATCATGGATAACTTCCCTAATTCATTCGGGATGGTTCCCTTGATGCTATTAAACATATACAATCAAGCAATCTTAGCATTGTGATATTGGCAAGAGAAGAAGGGACAGTTCCAGTAAAATTGTTGTAAAAAAGTGACAATTTTTGAAGGCCATAAGGCAAATCTTTAGGGATTTGTCCACTTAGATGATTTTTATCCAGCTGTAGTACCATGAGATTGGATAAATTTGCAAAATCAGGTATAATTCCATGTAGCTTGTTGTTACTCAGCTGGAGGGATTCGAGGTGATGCAAGTGATCACCAAGGGACTGAGGGATGTGACCAGTGAATGCATTTCCTGATAGGACCAAATGTTTCAGGAATGTAAGGTTCCCGAGCGAAGGACAGATTTGCCCTTCCAAACCTCGATCTGTAAGATTAAGAGAAGTGACACGAGGAGGAGCCTTCCGTCGGCACAGGACACCGACCCAATTGCAGAAATGGTTGCTATCATTCCAAGAAATCAAGGCTTGCTGTGGATCGAGACTGATTGCCTTCTTGAATTCAAGCAGCGACAAGTGGTCAGTCTCATTCCCGTAAATGTTGCTGCAGAGAATGAGTTGTGCACCAAAAGCCACGAGTGCCAAGAAACGAAATTGCCAAGCCACAGTAGTAGCCTTCATGGTTTCTTAGCTACCTTCAACAAAAcaagtgatttttttttttggggggggggggggggggggggggggtttaaaTCGTAAATGCTAATAAATTTACATTTAGAAAaccaaagaaaaaaagaaatccCTGCGAAGTACCTGGATGACTTGATTTTCAGACCTTCTGCTCGATTGTTCAGCCAACCGCACAATTGCAGTACACAAGGATCACAATGCGGTCAAAAGTCTACTTCTCGCGTAGAACGAACAGGCCTGCACATAGAAACTGTCTTACACTTTCACCATTGCTTTGAGTAAAAAATTTAAACTAAAGTTGTTCACCAACCACCTAAACTTAATTATAAGATGGTACTAAACACACCAACTACAACCACAtactattttgggacggagggagtatggctCAACTGCACAACTATTATAGGCTTCTTACAGACCGAGGTATTACATTAGTTTCCTTGTGTTGAATTCAGATCAAACTGATGAAAACAATCTATGTAAAAAGTTTCAGATAAATATTCAACAACTATTGCCATCAAGCACATATATTCAGATTATTTGGATGTGGAAGTACCCAGCGACATTTCTTTTATCTTCTGCTACTTGAGATTTTCCTTGTCTGAAGACGTTTTCGTTCAACAAGAATAAACAAGCATAgacgggttttttttttttgtgttagCATAGACGTTTTATCTTCTGCTGATGGTCGACATCTTTAATTCTAGATCTAGTAATTTTGGCGTATATGCAAATATCACCGATGAAAAATAATAGGTTAAAGCTAGATGAACAAAAAGATTAGCCAGAGAGCGAAATCGACAAAGCCGTGTTATCTCCTCAACAAATGAAAAAGGCCGGGTACAAGGAGTAAACAAGAGGTGCATACTTACATCTAGTACACAGCTGGAGTATGCAACGGCGATCTGTGGCGCCGTGGCTCCGGCAAAGGCACCAGCGGAGTCACGGAGAGTGAAGGTGTTCGACAAGGCACCGTGCCGGGAATGAGGCAGTTGCGCATTAGTAGCACCTGGTTGTTaaagaacaaaatcagatacacactatatgtgagtctAGAAAATCAAATtttacatatagctacaaataagggtaatatcaatagacaatgctcaatatataacatacttagtatagagcatataaccttagatagcaaatagcggaaagacaactccgatcttcgggtgaagacttcaatccacagggacaacatCACAAGGCTAACTCCTCAAGACTAGCAATCTGATactcatccaggatttttatccaaatcattgaaaaataaagcaagcgtaagtacatgtcatactcaacaaatataacatagggttcatgaggcttaaaaggctgacactgatttaactgcgattaacttttaattatcacaattttagcataggagtagcaacaagtttatcacaagcccacataaacacatgatcaggtaaacatgaataatgaatagcataaacagtaatcattaatgggcatctttatcattagtagcatcagtgttcatcatctattccgtaaatgttccaaggccgctcgtgactgtgagcacgactgatataccaattttacactctgcagaggttgtacactttcactgtgagtcgtgatttaccctttcgtccgaggtGATCGGCCTCTTGACCCAcaaccaaggaaggtcggcagggttcactataaagcctttcaaagattcgtctaataagttagggtcattagatgcactcgacaaacagatgtagagccccctcttctcgatggcacaatgatgcgcaacctatacataaggggacagaggccgcactatatccgattcaacaagccattcttacgccaataaaggtaacctctaacaaactagaaaatgtcctcatactgagctaaagccagagctatgtagccctcacagctgtactgtaagtttcggatgatcacttacagataagtccttagggagagaaatctagagcaccttaaaaacagtccaatgctctagccccttgttccatgttgctaaaaagcatcttttagtgtttattgcatataccattagtcaagttacaatatTATAGtttcagttgagcactagcatcatactaccaaaTGCAATACCTCATagatatcaaggcacaaggtataaagcactagaaaatccttagtggcagtcaagatacactcatgcagtatgaattaaatgattaaagatgtatag
This sequence is a window from Miscanthus floridulus cultivar M001 chromosome 10, ASM1932011v1, whole genome shotgun sequence. Protein-coding genes within it:
- the LOC136488395 gene encoding receptor kinase-like protein Xa21; this encodes MVAEEASRAAPALGVAGGVEGMVAQHGVDLRAEGRSAARGRRPWNALEYLHHNNQGTIIHCDLKPSNILLNDNMTAHIGDFGLTRFKFDSAASYFADSISTSSTAIKGTIGYIAPECAAGGKVSTAGDVYSFGIIVLELFIRKRPTDDMFKDGLNIVRFVEMNFPDRVLHITDPDLVLEDERDVSQETSVATKEKSLECLLSLLQIGLCCANPSPNERMDMQGVAARLHGIKEAYLRGT
- the LOC136488396 gene encoding uncharacterized mitochondrial protein AtMg00810-like, whose translation is MASFLLTIGFVEAKSDTSLFIYHRGSDTAYLLLYVDDIVLTASSPGLLRRIISALQQEFAMKDLGALHHFLGMQVQRSGDGLLLSQRQYMLDILDRAGMTECKPCSTPVDTNPKVAAADGAPVSDATDFRSLAGALQYLTFTRPDIAYAVQQVCLHMHDPREPHLAALKRILRYVRGTLHLGLLLRPSTSTDLVVYTDADWASCPDTRRSTSGYAVFLGDNLVSWSSKRQNTVSRSNAEAEYRAVANGVVEATWLRQLLLELHAPLRRATLVYCDNISAVYMTSNPVQHQRTKHIEIDLHFVRERVAVGDLRVLHVPTSSQYADIFTKGLPTSVFTEFRSSLNVQSG